One segment of Synechococcus sp. A15-24 DNA contains the following:
- a CDS encoding NAD(P)-dependent oxidoreductase translates to MALRHDFRSRPPEQVRVVVFGATGYIGRFVVRELVERGYQVVAFARERSGIGGRQSQEQVINDLKGAEVRFGDVTDPASLAAEAFNQPTDVVVSCLASRTGGRKDSWAIDHQATLNTYREGRRAGVAHYVLLSAICVQKPLLEFQKAKLAFEAELQADGEMTHSIVRPTAFFKSLGGQVESCRKGGPYVMFGGGELASCKPISEADLARFMADCLRDEDKRNQVLPIGGPGPALSAKQQGEMLFRALGRPPRMLSVPIALMDGPIALLEGLSRLFPGLQDTAEFGRIGRYYAAESMLVWDPEHQCYDADATPSYGNDTLEQFFERVVRDGMACQDLGDAALF, encoded by the coding sequence ATGGCTCTGCGTCATGACTTCCGCAGCCGACCGCCTGAACAGGTGCGGGTGGTGGTGTTCGGAGCCACCGGCTACATCGGTCGCTTTGTGGTGCGCGAGCTGGTGGAGCGGGGCTATCAGGTGGTCGCCTTTGCCCGCGAACGCAGTGGCATCGGGGGGCGCCAGAGCCAGGAGCAGGTGATCAACGACCTCAAGGGCGCTGAGGTCCGCTTTGGCGACGTCACCGACCCCGCCTCCCTTGCTGCCGAGGCCTTCAACCAACCCACGGATGTGGTGGTCTCCTGTCTGGCGTCCCGCACCGGAGGCCGAAAAGACTCCTGGGCGATTGACCACCAGGCCACCCTCAACACCTACCGGGAGGGACGACGGGCTGGTGTGGCCCACTACGTGCTGCTCTCGGCGATCTGCGTGCAGAAACCGCTGCTGGAATTCCAGAAGGCGAAACTGGCCTTTGAAGCGGAACTGCAGGCCGATGGGGAGATGACCCATTCGATTGTTCGGCCCACCGCCTTCTTCAAAAGTCTGGGTGGGCAGGTGGAAAGCTGTCGCAAAGGGGGGCCCTATGTGATGTTCGGAGGCGGCGAACTGGCCAGCTGCAAACCGATCAGCGAAGCCGACCTGGCCCGCTTCATGGCCGATTGCCTGCGGGATGAGGACAAACGCAATCAGGTGCTGCCCATCGGCGGGCCAGGGCCAGCCCTCAGCGCCAAACAACAGGGAGAAATGCTGTTCCGCGCCTTGGGGCGCCCTCCGCGCATGCTCTCGGTCCCCATTGCCCTGATGGACGGTCCAATCGCTCTGCTGGAGGGACTGTCCCGACTGTTCCCCGGACTTCAGGACACCGCCGAATTCGGACGCATCGGGCGGTACTACGCCGCTGAGTCCATGTTGGTGTGGGATCCCGAGCATCAGTGCTATGACGCCGATGCCACCCCCTCCTATGGAAACGACACCCTCGAACAGTTCTTTGAACGGGTGGTGCGCGATGGCATGGCGTGTCAGGACCTGGGGGATGCCGCCTTGTTCTGA
- a CDS encoding LCP family protein: MTPTQPKRLMPWLGRHPLRTVLRLAAAVVGLGATGWLLSTVWPEPDQVARTESLPADNPTNLAPLPLGPVTLLVVGIDADQTNDPVNNAAPRGRANADAVMVVQVDAQQPLRVLQVPIELALQLPGQTTPIRLGSLWQTGGVALLSDAIRELVGLPADQPDRYVVVPRRVLRSLVDGLGDLDVILNASFQRTDKAQNYTVNLQAGRQSLNGAQAEQLARYLKDPLDDPNRRLRQQSLIRAVVEQFKGPGVMGKIPGLVDAAASAVETNLSKPEMLSLAAAVLSSPLSVKVQQLPLAKRAGKQVLRQIKAGEPQPLWPRL; the protein is encoded by the coding sequence ATGACGCCCACCCAACCGAAGCGGTTGATGCCCTGGTTGGGTCGTCATCCACTGCGGACCGTTCTGCGACTCGCCGCTGCTGTGGTGGGCCTTGGTGCCACCGGTTGGCTGCTCAGCACGGTTTGGCCAGAGCCAGACCAGGTGGCCCGAACGGAGTCTCTCCCCGCCGACAACCCCACCAATCTGGCGCCCTTGCCTCTGGGACCAGTGACGCTGTTGGTGGTGGGTATAGACGCGGATCAGACCAACGATCCCGTGAACAATGCGGCGCCGCGGGGACGGGCCAACGCCGATGCCGTGATGGTGGTGCAGGTCGACGCCCAACAGCCGCTGCGGGTGCTGCAGGTTCCGATCGAACTGGCCCTCCAGCTCCCCGGCCAGACGACGCCCATCAGGCTCGGTAGCCTCTGGCAAACAGGTGGTGTTGCCCTGCTGAGCGATGCGATCCGGGAACTGGTCGGTCTGCCGGCTGATCAACCGGACCGCTACGTGGTGGTTCCTCGGCGGGTGCTGCGCTCCCTCGTGGACGGCCTCGGGGATCTCGATGTGATCCTGAATGCCTCGTTCCAACGGACGGACAAGGCACAGAACTACACCGTCAATCTTCAGGCCGGCCGCCAGAGCCTCAACGGTGCTCAGGCTGAGCAGCTGGCGCGCTACCTCAAGGACCCTCTTGATGATCCCAACCGTCGCCTGCGGCAGCAGTCGCTGATCCGAGCCGTGGTGGAGCAGTTCAAAGGACCAGGGGTGATGGGCAAAATCCCTGGGTTGGTGGATGCAGCCGCCAGTGCTGTGGAGACCAACCTCTCCAAACCAGAGATGCTCAGCCTTGCGGCGGCTGTTCTGTCCAGTCCGTTGTCGGTGAAAGTTCAACAGCTGCCGTTGGCCAAGCGGGCCGGGAAGCAGGTGCTGCGTCAGATCAAGGCCGGTGAGCCCCAGCCCCTGTGGCCGCGGCTGTGA
- a CDS encoding ribose-phosphate pyrophosphokinase: protein MTSFLTAARAEQEKLTPDTRRLRLFSGTSNPGLAREIAAYLGVPDGPRVCKRFADGELYVQIQESIRGCDVFLIQPTCAPVNDHLMELLIMVDACRRASARQITAVVPYYGYARADRKTAGRESITAKLTANLLVKSGVDRVLAMDLHSAQIQGYFDIPCDHIYGSPVLVDYLSTQNLGDIVVVSPDVGGVARARAFAKQMNDAPLAIIDKRRTGHNLAESLTVIGDVSGRTAILIDDMIDTGGTICAGARLLRQQGAKRVIASATHAVFSPPASERLSADGLFEQVVVTNSIPIQQERTFPQLQVLSVANMLGEAIWRIHEESSVSSMFR from the coding sequence GTGACCAGTTTTCTGACCGCAGCCCGCGCTGAACAGGAAAAGCTCACACCGGACACACGCCGGTTGCGCTTGTTCAGCGGCACCTCCAATCCTGGGCTGGCCAGGGAGATCGCCGCGTACCTCGGAGTTCCCGATGGCCCGCGGGTGTGCAAACGCTTCGCCGATGGCGAGCTCTATGTGCAGATCCAGGAGTCCATCCGGGGCTGCGATGTGTTTTTGATCCAGCCCACCTGCGCTCCGGTGAACGATCACCTGATGGAGCTGCTGATCATGGTGGATGCCTGCCGTCGGGCATCAGCACGCCAGATCACGGCAGTGGTGCCGTATTACGGCTATGCCCGCGCCGACCGCAAGACGGCGGGGCGTGAATCAATCACCGCCAAGCTCACCGCCAACCTGTTGGTGAAATCCGGTGTGGATCGGGTCCTGGCGATGGATCTGCACTCAGCTCAGATTCAGGGTTACTTCGACATCCCCTGTGATCACATCTATGGCTCACCGGTGCTGGTGGATTACCTCTCCACGCAGAACCTCGGCGACATTGTGGTGGTGTCACCGGATGTGGGCGGTGTGGCCCGGGCCAGGGCCTTTGCCAAACAGATGAACGATGCGCCGTTGGCGATCATCGACAAGCGCCGCACGGGCCACAATCTGGCCGAAAGCCTCACGGTGATCGGCGACGTCTCCGGCCGTACGGCGATCCTGATCGACGACATGATCGACACCGGTGGCACCATCTGCGCCGGGGCCAGGCTGCTGCGGCAGCAGGGGGCAAAACGGGTGATCGCCTCTGCCACCCATGCGGTTTTTTCACCCCCGGCCAGTGAACGCCTCTCGGCCGATGGACTGTTCGAGCAGGTGGTCGTGACCAACAGCATTCCGATCCAGCAGGAGCGAACCTTCCCTCAGCTTCAAGTGCTCTCCGTTGCCAACATGCTGGGCGAGGCCATCTGGCGCATACACGAGGAGAGTTCCGTCAGTTCGATGTTCCGTTAG
- a CDS encoding family 10 glycosylhydrolase has product MASPALAESRLERLLPRRTTMGVWLTNSPSKLYYSRERIRAALDQLQQAGFNRVVPNVWSRGTTFHQSRFAPVEPSLEKAGVEVDPICTLAEEGRKRGIKVMPWFEYGLMEPADAAVVQEHPEWVLAKADGQRWMAMHGDHRMAWLNPAHPEVRERFIGLVVETLKRCPMDGLQLDDHFAWPVQFGYDRYTVELYRQQTGSAPPRDHSNRMWMSWRRRQLMALLRDLRERLKQEDLSTTISLSPGPFRQAYNLWLQDWELWALGELIDELVVQNYAYSVNGFARDLDQPALRKARDWRIPTQIGILAGFGRRTTSMGDLEQKVRLARERGYGVIFFYWEGLWGRHVPETNRQQRFDSFRLLGCED; this is encoded by the coding sequence CTGGCGTCGCCGGCTCTGGCGGAGTCGCGGCTTGAGCGGCTGCTGCCGCGACGCACAACCATGGGGGTGTGGCTGACCAACAGCCCCAGCAAGCTTTACTACAGCCGTGAGCGGATCAGGGCTGCATTGGATCAACTGCAGCAGGCCGGGTTCAATCGCGTGGTGCCCAATGTATGGAGCCGCGGCACTACGTTTCACCAAAGCCGCTTCGCACCGGTTGAGCCATCGCTCGAGAAGGCAGGTGTGGAGGTGGATCCGATCTGCACGTTGGCGGAGGAGGGCCGCAAGCGAGGCATCAAGGTGATGCCCTGGTTTGAGTACGGCCTGATGGAACCGGCCGACGCCGCCGTTGTCCAAGAGCATCCCGAGTGGGTGTTGGCCAAAGCCGATGGTCAGCGCTGGATGGCGATGCATGGGGACCACCGCATGGCCTGGCTCAACCCGGCGCATCCGGAGGTGCGAGAACGGTTCATTGGCCTGGTCGTGGAGACGTTGAAGCGCTGTCCGATGGATGGTCTGCAGCTGGATGACCACTTCGCCTGGCCGGTGCAGTTCGGCTACGACCGTTACACCGTTGAGCTCTACCGGCAGCAGACCGGATCAGCACCCCCGCGTGACCACTCCAACCGGATGTGGATGAGCTGGCGTCGCCGTCAGCTCATGGCGTTGCTGCGGGACTTGCGGGAGCGATTGAAGCAGGAGGATCTTTCCACAACGATCAGCCTGTCGCCGGGACCGTTTCGGCAGGCCTACAACCTTTGGCTTCAGGACTGGGAACTGTGGGCGCTGGGGGAGTTGATCGACGAGTTGGTTGTGCAGAACTACGCCTATTCCGTGAACGGGTTTGCCCGCGATCTCGACCAACCGGCGTTGCGCAAGGCCCGCGACTGGCGGATCCCAACCCAGATCGGAATCCTGGCGGGGTTCGGACGACGCACCACGTCCATGGGCGATCTGGAGCAGAAGGTTCGCCTGGCCCGTGAACGCGGTTACGGCGTGATCTTCTTTTACTGGGAGGGCCTCTGGGGTCGGCATGTGCCGGAGACCAACCGCCAGCAACGCTTCGATTCCTTCCGGCTGCTGGGGTGTGAGGACTGA
- a CDS encoding metal ABC transporter permease, whose product MAELDLWWLTPLILALLIGLICPATGSLLITQRRILLANLMAHSVLPGLILALAFELDPTIGGLISGLLGALLAEQLNQRFKGREEGAMNTVLAGFTALGVLMVPLLQARVDLETLLFGDLLAANEADLIRTAVATVALLVLLSLSYRDLVFLGVDPDGAVAAKRPVSRIRFTAIVITALVVISAITAVGIVLVIALLCAPVLVHVDRCLSLRGLMLRSAGTGLLLCGGGMMLAVAADLPPGPLIGVLCVGLLLFKRP is encoded by the coding sequence GTGGCTGAGCTCGACCTCTGGTGGCTGACGCCGCTGATCCTGGCCCTGCTGATCGGGCTGATTTGCCCAGCGACCGGCTCACTGCTGATCACCCAGCGGCGCATCCTGCTGGCCAATCTGATGGCCCATTCGGTCTTGCCCGGCCTGATCCTCGCGCTGGCCTTCGAACTCGATCCAACCATCGGCGGCCTGATCAGCGGACTGCTCGGGGCGCTGTTGGCGGAACAACTCAACCAACGCTTCAAAGGCCGGGAAGAAGGTGCCATGAACACTGTTCTGGCCGGATTCACCGCCCTTGGCGTGCTGATGGTGCCCTTGCTGCAGGCGCGGGTTGATCTGGAAACACTGCTGTTCGGCGACCTTCTGGCCGCCAACGAAGCAGACCTGATTCGCACCGCCGTGGCAACCGTCGCGCTGCTGGTGCTTCTGAGCCTGTCTTACAGAGATCTGGTGTTCCTCGGCGTCGATCCCGATGGAGCCGTCGCGGCCAAAAGGCCGGTGTCCAGAATTCGTTTTACTGCCATCGTGATCACTGCCCTCGTGGTGATCAGCGCCATCACAGCTGTGGGCATCGTGCTGGTGATCGCCCTGCTCTGTGCTCCGGTGCTGGTGCACGTGGATCGCTGCCTGAGCTTGCGGGGGCTGATGTTGCGCTCTGCAGGAACAGGCCTGCTGCTCTGTGGCGGCGGCATGATGCTCGCGGTTGCTGCGGATCTCCCCCCTGGCCCTTTGATTGGCGTGCTCTGTGTGGGGTTGCTGCTGTTCAAACGCCCCTGA
- a CDS encoding ATP-binding cassette domain-containing protein yields MTEPHSSIKGHLAARDLSYSHGPKSTLERVDLELQPGTLTALVGPNGAGKSTLLHLLHGRLQPSGGTFECGGSIGLMPQRAAIDWTFPITVKDMVRLGQPNSQGRNNSQGTTTAETLLERVGMGEMRGRRLNQLSGGQQQRVLLARALMQQSDVLLLDEPCSAIDPPSREHLLGVLRQQANSGQTLLVSSHDWGSALDSYDRVVVLDRKVLAAGSPAEVRDQLNDMACLMGSHCCG; encoded by the coding sequence GTGACAGAACCTCATTCGTCCATCAAGGGGCATCTCGCAGCCAGGGATCTCAGCTATAGCCACGGCCCAAAATCAACACTGGAGCGTGTCGACCTGGAGCTCCAGCCCGGCACGCTGACGGCACTGGTGGGCCCCAATGGCGCTGGCAAATCAACGCTTCTGCATCTGTTGCATGGCCGCCTCCAACCTTCGGGAGGAACCTTTGAATGCGGCGGCAGCATTGGCCTGATGCCCCAGAGGGCAGCCATCGACTGGACCTTTCCCATCACCGTGAAGGATATGGTCAGGCTTGGACAACCCAACAGCCAGGGACGAAACAACAGCCAGGGCACAACAACGGCCGAGACCCTGCTGGAGCGGGTTGGAATGGGGGAGATGCGGGGGCGGCGTCTCAATCAGCTCTCCGGCGGCCAACAGCAACGGGTGCTGCTGGCCAGAGCCTTGATGCAGCAGAGCGACGTCCTGTTGCTTGATGAACCCTGCAGTGCCATCGATCCCCCCAGCCGTGAGCACCTTCTCGGGGTGTTGCGCCAACAGGCCAACTCCGGTCAGACCCTTCTGGTGAGCAGCCACGACTGGGGCAGCGCCCTCGACAGCTACGACCGTGTCGTCGTTCTTGATCGCAAGGTGCTTGCTGCGGGATCCCCCGCTGAGGTGCGCGACCAGCTCAACGACATGGCCTGCCTGATGGGGAGCCATTGCTGTGGCTGA
- a CDS encoding zinc ABC transporter substrate-binding protein produces the protein MARPALSVKGLAVALGIVSGCSVSAQAAQPSVVAVDGTLCDITRTVVGAAAKVTCLIPPGGDPHGYRLKPSDRKAIATSAAVVHIGFGLTPAADEITSPGSVVAVGEQALPNYTGSDPHVWHDPANSAAMVSALSSALIPVLPASETEGFKERATVAIAVFNDLSRWGAIQFEKLPQPQRVIVTDHKTYSHLADRYGVDEIAMLDSYTTGGVLRPSSLRRISKEIKASGAKVIFTPSIPPSKTLRRISRSTGLPIAPTPLVGEGTAAGETAISTATINICTMVQGQGGTCDKASAEALNDRWQAIR, from the coding sequence ATGGCGCGTCCTGCGCTTTCGGTCAAGGGTCTGGCGGTCGCCCTGGGCATTGTCTCGGGTTGTTCAGTCTCGGCGCAGGCGGCCCAGCCAAGCGTTGTGGCTGTGGATGGAACCCTGTGTGACATCACCCGAACGGTGGTGGGAGCGGCGGCGAAGGTCACCTGCCTGATCCCGCCGGGTGGTGATCCCCACGGCTATCGCCTCAAGCCCAGCGACCGGAAGGCCATCGCAACGTCGGCAGCAGTGGTTCACATCGGCTTTGGTCTCACCCCTGCAGCCGATGAGATCACCAGTCCTGGGTCTGTCGTGGCCGTTGGCGAACAGGCATTGCCGAATTACACGGGAAGCGACCCCCATGTCTGGCATGACCCGGCCAACTCGGCCGCCATGGTGTCGGCACTGAGCTCTGCTCTGATTCCTGTCCTGCCCGCATCGGAAACAGAAGGTTTTAAAGAACGCGCGACGGTAGCCATTGCTGTGTTTAACGACCTCAGCCGTTGGGGAGCCATTCAGTTTGAAAAGCTGCCTCAACCGCAGCGGGTGATCGTCACCGATCACAAGACCTACAGCCACTTGGCCGATCGCTACGGGGTGGATGAAATTGCCATGCTTGATAGCTACACCACTGGGGGTGTGCTGCGTCCCTCCAGCCTGCGCAGGATCAGCAAGGAGATCAAAGCTTCAGGCGCAAAGGTGATTTTCACGCCGTCGATTCCTCCGAGCAAAACGCTGCGCAGGATCAGCAGATCAACCGGATTGCCAATTGCGCCCACACCACTAGTTGGTGAGGGAACAGCTGCCGGAGAAACAGCGATCTCCACGGCGACGATCAACATCTGCACGATGGTGCAAGGGCAGGGCGGGACCTGTGATAAGGCCTCTGCTGAGGCCCTGAATGATCGTTGGCAGGCCATTCGTTAA
- a CDS encoding TIGR03943 family protein, with protein sequence MSRGLLLILWGWMVIWSVLSGHLDLLLRGVFHSLVGASGAVLLAAGLLLVIRHRRRREATRWPWLISAVLGCLVLLIPPNPSFSDLASNRPQGLPEPAELAFVLPPEQRSLTEWVRLLRSQPDPQLVDGNPVNISGFVWRQPEGPPLIARLTVRCCLADATPAGLAVAWPADAEPKANQWLAIQGRMTVAPRNGEPTAVVVPTVIKPIPRPERPLEP encoded by the coding sequence ATGAGTCGCGGATTGCTGCTGATCCTGTGGGGATGGATGGTGATCTGGAGCGTGCTGAGCGGCCACCTGGATCTGTTGCTGCGTGGGGTGTTTCACAGCCTGGTCGGTGCCTCTGGAGCCGTTTTGCTCGCAGCAGGACTCCTGCTGGTGATCCGACATCGCCGCCGCCGCGAGGCCACGCGCTGGCCATGGCTGATCAGCGCAGTACTCGGTTGTCTGGTGTTGCTGATCCCCCCGAACCCCTCCTTCAGTGATCTGGCGAGCAACCGCCCCCAGGGTCTGCCGGAGCCAGCAGAGCTCGCCTTCGTGTTGCCGCCGGAGCAGCGCAGCCTCACGGAATGGGTGCGACTGCTGCGCAGCCAGCCCGACCCGCAGCTGGTGGACGGAAATCCCGTCAACATCAGCGGCTTCGTGTGGCGGCAACCCGAGGGGCCGCCGTTGATCGCCAGGCTCACCGTGCGCTGTTGCCTGGCCGATGCCACCCCAGCTGGACTGGCGGTGGCCTGGCCAGCAGATGCCGAACCAAAAGCCAACCAGTGGTTGGCGATTCAGGGCCGGATGACGGTCGCCCCGCGCAATGGTGAACCCACCGCTGTGGTGGTGCCGACTGTGATCAAGCCCATCCCCCGCCCCGAGCGACCGCTGGAGCCATGA
- a CDS encoding permease: MERVATAWAIFQGLLLEAIPFLLLGVVIAGLARWLVPQGAWISRLPRHPVLAPITGALMGFALPACECGNVPVARRLLASGAPLGTGFGFLFAAPVLNPIVLASTWAAFPDQPWLLIARPLGAFLLAILLSLLLAQLPEAQLLETALLSERRLSQPLRKLDLLQRGSGLIGAPLPASTGQRPQRPLLRDVLDQSSREFLDLLALLVLGCVIAATVQTWLPRSWLLAIGGAPTGSILALMLLAVVVSVCSSVDAFLALGFAAQVTPGALLAFLLLGPVVDLKLAGLFTVLMRPRAIAITAAAASLGVLLIGQWVNLWQL, from the coding sequence GTGGAACGAGTGGCCACCGCCTGGGCGATCTTTCAAGGATTGCTCCTGGAGGCGATTCCGTTTCTGCTGCTGGGGGTGGTGATCGCAGGCCTGGCCCGTTGGCTGGTGCCCCAGGGGGCCTGGATCAGCCGCTTGCCCCGTCACCCAGTGCTTGCCCCGATCACCGGCGCACTGATGGGGTTCGCCCTGCCGGCCTGTGAATGCGGCAATGTGCCGGTCGCCCGCCGCCTGCTCGCCAGTGGCGCACCCTTAGGCACCGGCTTTGGATTCCTGTTTGCAGCACCGGTGCTGAATCCAATCGTGCTGGCGAGCACCTGGGCGGCCTTTCCCGATCAACCCTGGCTGCTGATCGCCAGACCCCTGGGGGCTTTCCTTCTGGCCATCCTGCTGAGCTTGCTCCTGGCACAACTGCCTGAAGCACAGCTGCTGGAAACGGCGTTGTTGAGCGAACGGCGCCTCAGTCAACCGCTGCGCAAACTCGACCTGCTGCAACGGGGCAGCGGGTTGATCGGCGCACCGCTGCCAGCCAGCACGGGCCAACGGCCGCAGCGCCCATTACTGCGGGATGTGCTGGATCAAAGCAGTCGCGAATTCCTGGATCTGCTGGCTCTGTTGGTGCTCGGCTGCGTCATCGCCGCCACCGTGCAGACCTGGTTGCCGCGCAGCTGGCTGCTGGCGATCGGCGGGGCACCGACAGGATCAATCCTGGCGTTGATGCTGCTGGCGGTGGTGGTGTCGGTGTGCTCGAGCGTGGATGCCTTCCTTGCCCTCGGTTTCGCGGCGCAGGTAACGCCGGGGGCACTACTGGCCTTCCTGTTGCTTGGACCAGTTGTTGACCTCAAATTGGCGGGATTGTTCACCGTGCTGATGCGGCCCCGCGCCATCGCGATCACCGCCGCCGCAGCCAGCCTGGGGGTGCTGTTGATCGGCCAATGGGTCAACCTGTGGCAGCTGTGA
- a CDS encoding 16S rRNA (uracil(1498)-N(3))-methyltransferase gives MNILLLRPGDNWLDASTVQITDHRADHLRQVLRSAVGESIRVGVVGGQRGDARIEAIDATGVTLRVALGEPPPPRHRFDIVLALPRPKMLRRILRTVAEYGVCNLHLINTARVEKSFWQTPLLSTDKVEEALMAGMERAQDTVAPVVHQHRLFRPFVEDQLSTICAGRPCWLAEMGSALALSATPAVPAVVMIGPEGGFVPFELELAKVVIAQPVHLGTRVLSVDTALTAALALGWG, from the coding sequence GTGAACATCCTGCTGCTGCGTCCAGGGGACAACTGGCTTGATGCGAGCACGGTGCAGATCACTGATCACAGGGCTGATCACCTCCGTCAAGTGTTGCGATCAGCCGTGGGGGAGTCGATCCGGGTCGGCGTTGTGGGGGGTCAGCGGGGTGATGCACGGATCGAAGCGATCGATGCCACCGGCGTGACCCTGAGGGTGGCCCTCGGCGAACCGCCCCCGCCACGGCACCGATTTGACATCGTGCTGGCTCTGCCGCGCCCGAAGATGCTGCGCCGGATCCTGCGCACCGTGGCGGAATACGGGGTCTGCAACCTCCACCTGATCAACACTGCCCGGGTGGAGAAGAGCTTCTGGCAAACCCCGCTTCTGTCGACTGACAAGGTGGAGGAGGCCCTGATGGCAGGGATGGAACGAGCCCAAGACACCGTAGCGCCGGTGGTCCATCAGCACCGGTTGTTTCGCCCGTTTGTGGAGGATCAACTGTCGACGATCTGCGCCGGTCGCCCCTGCTGGCTGGCGGAGATGGGATCAGCCCTGGCCCTTTCAGCGACCCCCGCCGTACCGGCGGTGGTGATGATCGGTCCGGAGGGGGGCTTTGTTCCCTTCGAATTGGAGTTGGCCAAGGTGGTGATCGCGCAGCCGGTGCATCTGGGCACTCGGGTGCTCAGCGTGGATACGGCATTGACGGCCGCATTGGCGCTGGGTTGGGGATGA
- a CDS encoding DUF3721 domain-containing protein: MHRFALFALLGTSLLHSGWAQAHRKGMYDSQAEAMSRAVEIGCSTVHQNNGRWMPCSDERELHQQMRKQ, from the coding sequence ATGCATCGTTTCGCTCTCTTCGCACTCCTTGGCACATCCCTTCTCCACAGCGGTTGGGCTCAGGCCCATCGCAAGGGGATGTACGACAGCCAAGCCGAGGCCATGAGCCGCGCGGTGGAGATCGGTTGCTCCACGGTTCACCAGAACAACGGTCGTTGGATGCCCTGCTCCGATGAAAGGGAATTGCATCAGCAGATGCGCAAGCAATGA
- a CDS encoding class I SAM-dependent methyltransferase yields the protein MSSGWISMPRDRQPEVMDQPGLDPAEHVRALQGLRRINAISRCVPGLLRYLEKLASESPTTQLSVLELACGGGDTAIELDALARRRHLNISFQACDLNPEAVRIARRNVARSESGVGVFVEDALEPSGSKQFDVVYCTLFVHHLDPPDVVRLLKGMAARARRLVIVDDLIRSRLGYSLAWMGTRLLSRSWVVHHDGPVSVKGAYTPTEILDLASRAGLRDCVLERSWPERYRLCWTPH from the coding sequence ATGTCTTCAGGCTGGATATCGATGCCACGTGATCGGCAGCCTGAGGTCATGGACCAACCTGGTCTCGATCCTGCTGAGCATGTCCGAGCCCTTCAAGGTCTTCGACGGATTAATGCCATCAGTCGTTGTGTACCAGGCCTTTTGCGTTATTTAGAGAAGCTCGCTAGCGAAAGTCCCACGACTCAGTTGAGCGTGTTGGAGCTGGCTTGCGGAGGTGGTGATACGGCAATTGAGCTTGATGCGCTCGCTCGAAGACGTCACCTCAACATCTCGTTTCAAGCTTGTGACCTGAACCCTGAAGCTGTGCGGATCGCGCGCCGCAATGTTGCCAGATCAGAAAGTGGTGTTGGTGTGTTTGTTGAGGATGCTCTTGAACCGTCTGGATCCAAGCAATTTGATGTGGTGTATTGCACACTTTTTGTTCACCATCTCGATCCACCCGATGTGGTGCGACTACTCAAAGGGATGGCAGCTAGGGCTCGTCGACTTGTGATTGTTGACGATCTGATTAGGAGCCGTCTTGGGTATTCCTTGGCTTGGATGGGTACGCGACTGCTGAGCCGATCTTGGGTGGTTCATCACGATGGACCTGTGTCAGTCAAGGGGGCTTACACCCCCACGGAGATTTTGGATCTCGCCTCTCGAGCCGGTTTGCGTGACTGTGTTCTGGAACGGAGCTGGCCAGAGCGCTACCGGCTCTGCTGGACACCCCACTGA